In Aythya fuligula isolate bAytFul2 chromosome 6, bAytFul2.pri, whole genome shotgun sequence, the following are encoded in one genomic region:
- the ANKZF1 gene encoding ankyrin repeat and zinc finger domain-containing protein 1 produces MAAPRSLSVFVAAQDAALLHGLSLVTRFALAGQGQAAASPGQEKGGGVPDVPHVPHVPDVPHVPEVPEVPEGLWCSACSQRFSSRDEQVEHYRLDWHRFNLKQRLLGRRTLPMEVFEEKTSAGDISSISGSDSESSDASSESEPQPPASSSPGPPRLPRSHKVLLRNASGQLLSAYRCVLSTGKGGSEEPEELAASLQSLSTNTCWVVLMMGGGHFAGAVFRGPQVQEHKTFHRYTVRARRGTAQSLRDAQTPGSAPRSAGASLRRYNEAALLKDIQDLLTAWAQHLEEAQRIFLRAPRHNRALLFGGRNPPLSRGDPRICHIPLSTRRATLREVLRVHAALATLQVYGKDTPLEDILGSPRKGWQKQQRAAGADPLQKDASAPEDEEEEEEESPAGELETVEVTLGTLDLREFEVMPKRNRKRRKKRNKKVENGLHTEETGCSDTQGGQPGPELVAELQEEAGAEPLPWAGGDPRTQLRNTLFTACKTGDVGTLQHLLGVLESREPPEDSEDGEDAQHLDLPRSLLNQPLDEDGFTLLHVAARAGKAEAVRLLLEAGADPALRDRQERTPYCVSADKPTRNTFRKFMVDHPDKYDYGRAKVPGPLTLEMEAKKLEKKRAQKAQRKQREQAQREERQRWEQEEGEKQRFAALSDREKRALAAERRLAEQKQDGATTISNISRCWHCGESLLGRIPFHYLDFSFCSTACLQTHRRARAAHT; encoded by the exons atGGCGGCGCCCCGCAGCCTCTCGGTGTTCGTCGCCGCCCAGGACGCCGCGCTGCTGCACGGGCTGTCCCTTGTCACCCGCTTCGCCTTGGCAGGGCAGG ggcaagctgctgccagccccggccAGGAGAAGGGCGGCGGGGTCCCCGAtgtcccccatgtcccccaTGTCCCCGATGTCCCCCATGTCCCCGAGGTCCCCGAGGTCCCCGAGGGGCTGTGGTGCTCAGCCTGCTCCCAGCGCTTCAGCAGCCGGGACGAGCAG GTCGAGCACTACCGCCTCGACTGGCACCGCTTCAACCTGAAGCAGCGGCTCCTGGGGCGCCGGACGCTGCCCATGGAGGTGTTTGAGGAGAAAACCAGCGCAG GTGATATTTCCAGCATCTCGGGGTCTGATTCGGAGAGCTCGGATGCAAGCAGCGAGTCCgaaccacagcccccagccagcagcagccccgggcccCCGCGGCTGCCCCGCTCCCACAAGGTGCTGCTGCGCAACGCGAGCGGGCAGCTCCTCTCCGCCTACCGCTGCGTGCTGAGCACGGGGAAG GGTGGCAGCGAGGAGCCGGAGGAGCTGGCAGCGTCACTGCAGAGCCTCAGCACAAACACCTGCTGGGTTGTGCTGATGATGGGCGGCGGGCACTTCGCAGGAGCTGTGTTCCGGGG cccccaggtgcaGGAACACAAGACCTTCCACCGCTACACGGTGAGAGCCCGGCGAGGCACAGCCCAGAGCCTCCGGGACGCCCAGACCCCAGGGTCAGCACCCAGGTCTGCCGGAGCCTCCCTGCGGCGTTACAACGAGGCCGCGCTGCTCAAG GACATTCAGGACCTGCTGACAGCCTGGGCGCAGCACCTGGAGGAGGCTCAGCGCATCTTTCTCCGGGCCCCCCGTCACAACCGGGCGCTGCTCTTTGGCGGCAGGAACCCCCCGCTCAGCCGGGGCGACCCCCGCATCTGCCACATCCCCCTCAGCACCCGCAGGGCCACGCTGCGGGAGGTGCTGCGGGTTCACGCCGCGCTGGCCACCCTACAGGTGTACG GGAAGGACACGCCACTGGAGGACATCCTCGGGTCCCCCCGGAAAgggtggcagaagcagcagcggGCAGCTGGAGCGGATCCCCTGCAAAAGGACGCAAGCG ccccagaggatgaggaagaggaggaggaagagagccCCGCAGGGGAACTGGAGACTGTGGAAGTGACTCTGGGGACCTTAGACCTCCGGGAGTTCGAAGTGATGCCCAAGCGAAACCGCAAgcggaggaagaagaggaacaaGAAAGTGGAGAATG GGCTCCACACCGAAGAGACGGGATGCTCCGATACCCAGGGTGGGCAGCCAGGCCcggagctggtggcagagctgcaggaagaggctggggctgagccccttCCCTGGGCTGGAG GAGACCCTCGGACCCAGCTCCGCAATACCCTGTTCACAGCCTGCAAGAcgggggacgtggggacacTGCAGCACCTCTTGGGCgtgctggagagcagggagCCCCCGGAGGACAGCGAGGACGGGGAGGACGCACAGCACCTGGATCTGCCCCGCTCCCTGCTCAACCAGCCCTTGGACGAGGACGGCTTCACCCTGCTTCATGTGGCTGCACGTGCTGGAAAGGCTGAGGCTGTGCgcctgctgctggaagctgggGCTGACCCTGCGCTCAG AGACCGCCAGGAGAGGACCCCCTACTGCGTCTCTGCTGACAAACCCACCCGCAACACCTTCCGCAAGTTCATGGTGGACCATCCGGACAAGTACGACTACGGCCGGGCCAAG GTGCCGGGGCCCCTGACCCTGGAGATGGAGGccaaaaagctggagaaaaagcGGGCGCAGAAagcccagaggaagcagagggagcaggCGCAGCGGGAGGAGCGGCAGcgctgggagcaggaggaaggggagaagcaGCGGTTCGCAGCCCTGTCCGACAGGGAGAAG AGGGCCCTGGCTGCTGAGCGGAGGCTGGCTGAACAGAAGCAGGACGGGGCCACAACAATTTCCAACATCAG TCGCTGCTGGCACTGCGGGGAGTCCCTGCTGGGCCGGATTCCCTTCCACTACCTCGACTTCTCCTTCTGCTCCACCGCCTGCCTGCAAACCCACCGGCGGGCCCGGGCTGCCCACACGTAA